The genomic region ATTTCAAATTAAAAGAACTGGCAATTGCTTATGAAGATTTAAACCAGAAATACGCTGATTTAGAGAAGTACAACGATAAGCTGTTAGCTAAAGATGCTGAGTTGGGTAAAAGTTACAATAAATTGAAGGACAGCTTTTCTAGATTGGAAAAGGAAAATGTTAAACTAAGCAGGAGTGTTAGTTTAGATCCGGAATTAGAAAATAAATATAATGAACTAGATGAAAATTACGCTAGATTGGAGGAGAAATTTTCTAAATTAGAAGAAGAAAACTTAAAATTAAAGGAGAGTGCTAATTCTAATCCTGAATTGGAAACCAGTTATAATGAACTGCAGGAAAAGTTTTCGAAACTTGAAGAGCAAAACAGAGAGTTAAACAGTGAATTAAGTGAACTTAAGGATAACTTCTCTAATTTAAGGGAAACGAATCTTGAATTGAAGAGTTTCAAAGATGAAAATGAAGGCCTGGAAAATAAATACGGTGAATTACTGGAAAAGTACTCTGAATTAGAGGAAAAAAGCAGTAATATAGCTGACCTTGAAAAACACAATGAAGAATTATCAAATGATAATTACCGGTTGGAAACTGATTTTAATGAATTGAAGGCCAAATTATCTGAGCTGGAAGAAGATCTTAAAGTAGATGATGATTCAGACTCCAAATTAAAAACCCAATATGTCGAGCTGAACAGCGATTATCACCGGTTAAAAGTTGACCATTTCAATTTAAAGGAAAGATACCTGGCTTTGAAGGAGAAAAATAAGACTAAAACCATAACTGTGGACTTCTCCGGCGAAAACAAAGACGATGCCTCTTTAAAAACCCATATTGTCTGTGAAGACTGCGGCCAGAAACTGCCTCTATCTCAGTTTTATAAGACCAAGTCCAATGAAAGGGGATACACATCAAGGTGTAAAAGCTGCACTCGGAAAAGAAATGCTGCACAGGGACTTGTAGAACTGAGCAAGTACATAGACCTGGACACTCCGTTTTCAAAGGATGAGCTTAAAGCTGTGATTGGGGACCAGCAGTTTTCTGTCTTTGAAAATTATATGTGGGTCCTGTTAGAGCTTGATATCTTGACTTATCTGGAAGATGAGGACAAATATGTTTTAAAGTCTGATGATAATTTGAAGGGCTTCTGCGGAACTTATGGGATTTCATTGGCTTTATAAACTTGATTTTGATTTTGCAAATAACAGTAATTTTTTACTGAACAGTATTTTATTACTGTTAAATGTGTAACAGTAATTATTTACTGAACAGTATTTTGGTACTGTAAATGTGCAGCAGTAATTTTTTACTGTACTTTTTAAGTTCATGCAGTTTAGAAATGAAACTTTCTTCAAAAAGGAATTATCAATTTTTAAAGGAATTTATAAATTTTTTAAGTATTTTGCTGGATTTTAAGGCTTTTTTATATTAAATTGCATCTTTAAAAAATGAATCTGGAAGGAAGACCCTGTTTTATAATGGTTTGATTGTTTAAAGGGACGGAGCAAATGGTGTGTTTTTAATATTATGATCAGTTTATTTTTTTATTGTTTTTTGAGAGTTTAAATCATGCCTATATTAAATTAAGACCATTAAGAGACAATTCGGAGCATATATTGTTTTTTTATAATGGTTTGATAGTTTAAATGGATGGAACAAATGGTGCGCTGTAAATATTATGATTATTTTATTCTGTTTTATTAATATCTGTCATTTGCATGGTATTAATATGTTATTGGTATGGTTTCCTTCCAGATTTCACTTAGGGTGTATTTTGACTGTATGCCGGTTCAACCCCAATTGTATGATATTTTATGGATTTTAAGAAAACCATTAAGAACGCTTTAAATCTAAATTAGGCCATTTAAAACGCTTTGTTTAAGCTTTTCATACGAAACCTTTATATAGTATGAAGGCATATGTAGTGCTAACCCTGAGAAAAACACAAATTTGGTTTTTCGATGTTTGCGAATTTAAAATTCATTGAAATTCGCAACCGCAAAAATTCTATGAATTTTTGCATGAAGGGAAATTGGAGGCGGTATAATTATACGTAAATTGTTATTTGCAGTCCTCTTAGTGGCAGGTATGTCACTATTCGGTATTGCCGGCGCAAGCGCGGCAGATACAGGCGCTGCACACGCGCAGTATGGTCATCATGATACTGTGCATAAACATGCATATAAACATGTTAAATATTATAAACATCATAAATTTAGTACACATAAAAGGAACAAATATAGTCACAAGAAATCTTACAGACATAGTTCATACAAACACGTCAGAAAATCAAATTCAGCCAGTGTCAATGCACTATCAAGTTCACTTACAAGCGGTACAAGCTCACAGTACACTAAAGGAACTAGAATATTTAACTGGGTAAAAACTCACGTTAAATACAGGTTCTATTATAACACTAAACATGGAGCTGCAGGTACTCTTAAATACAGGTCAGGTAACTGTGCTGACCAGGCACATTTAGTTGTTGCACTTGCAAGATCCTCTGGATTACCAGCAAGGTACGTCCACGCTAAAGCTAAATTTAGAAGTGGCCATGTTTATGGTCACTACTGGGCCCAAATAAAGGTAAACGGTAAATGGGTCACAGCTGATACAACCAGTAAAAGAAACTCCTTTGGAGCGCCAAGAAACTGGACTTCAGCAAGAATTGTAGGTATTTCAAATAATATTTAATCCTACAATTTTAAAATTTTCTTTTAAATTCTTAATTTCTACGAAATTTTAAATTTTCTTTTATTTATGATATTTTTGCATTTTTAACACTAATCTGCGGTTTTTAAAAATAATGAATTTTTTAAATAAGAAATCATTTTATCAAAACTAATTTTTTCAAAGAGGATATGCTCATTGAATAAGTTTACAATCTATAAACATTTTGTTTACGTTCTGTAAACAAATAGGGAATTACAAATAGTTTCAAAGTGTAGGTTATTCAATAGGGTTAGTTTCGTTCAATAACTGATCCATCCTGTTTATAACGTCATCTGCAGATTCAATTCCAGATTTAATTTCTTCTGGAGATGGCGCTATTTGAAATGAGTACTGGTCAGCGTTTCTAGCACCCCTCATTCTATCAAAAAGCATTGCATATTCTTCTTCTAAATATCCACTGTTTACATATTTTTCAAGATAAATACCTATACAATAATGGTTCTTCTCTCTAATTCCGTCTCTAAATAGAATTGCTCTTGCAGAATGAAATAAAGCAAGATAAGTTGATATCTGTGCGGATCTGTATGCTTCATTTTCAAGATTCCTTTTGGCCTCTTCAAGCCATTCTTTTGCTTGCTTAATGGAAAGATCACTCTTTTCCTTTGAAGGCTCAACAGGACGTAAATGCCTTCTATTAAAACAATTTTCCAGGTCATTCAGGTGTATCACCTTTTAAAACTATTGAATTTCTTAAAAGTGAATTGTAAAATGGTTTATCTGTATTTTTTAGCGTTTCTAATTTTTCAGGAGTTAGAATAAGCATGCTTACTTCAGCTTTAGTCATGTCCCTTAAATCTTTATTTAACCTGCTGATTTCCTGCTCAGGTGGATATTTTCCTACTTTAACCCAGACATCAAAATCACTTTCTGAAGTGTTGGCCCCTGATGCCCAGCTTCCATATATGCCTATAGAATCAGCCCAGTCTAGATTAAGTTGATTTAGATTTATTTTATCTAAATTTAAGAGGACTTTAATGGCTTTTGTTTTTTCAATATTTTTGGGATAATATGATCTACCAGATTTTTCTATTAAACCTGAACTTTCTAAATATCGAATAAATCTTGAAACAAGTCCTTTTGATACTCCAGTTTCTCTTGAAACTTCTGTTACTGATGATTTATTTTCATAAAGTATATAATTAAGAATTTCAACTCGTTTTTCTGTCTTGAAGAGTTCTGTAAGCATGGTAATAATTAAAAAGTTTACAGTTTATAAACTTTTTGTTTACGTTCTGTAAACAACTGGGAAATGAGGTAGTCAAATATTTATTTTAGAGTATACAAAAAAGTAGTCAAATACTGATAAAGTTAAAGAGTGTTAAAATTATGTTCAGGCCGAATTTCAGCTACAACAATAAGATAGTAAATACATTACTTGAAATTAATTCAACGCGGGATTTCATAGTTAATGCTCCTCTTGTTGTGGAGATGGAACTCTCACTAAAACGAGACGCCCTGTTAAAATCAGCCCACCACTCAACGGCAATTGAAGGGAACCCTTTGACTTTAAACCAGGTCGATAAGTTGGCCCAGGGGCTTAAAATAAATGCCCAGAAGAAGGCCCAGCAGGAAGTTCTAAACTACCTTAACGTGCTCAATGACATGGATAAATACCTTGAAGAGGGGAAAATCACAGAAAAAATGATTTTAAAACTCCACCACGATATAACTTATTCTACACTGGAAGACACCTATATGGAAGGCCAGTACAGGACTATACCAGTTCACGTTGTAAACGAGGAAGGTGAAACTGTATTCACCCCACCGCTCGCATATTTGGCCCGTCGAGATATGAATGAACTCATTGAATGGATAAATGGAGATTCTAAAGAGTTGAATCCAGTTATGGCTGCCGGAATTATCCACTATGAATTTGTAAGGATTCACCCCTTTGTGGACGGGAACGGGAGGACAGCTAGGGCACTTGCAGCCCTTTTACTCTACTTGAGAGAGTTTGACACAGAAAGGTTCTTTACCATGGATGAATACTATGATTACGACAGGCCGGCTTATTACAGGGCGCTAAATTCGGTTGACGAGGAAACAAAGGATTTAACAGGGTGGCTGGAATACTTTTTAGAAGGCTTTTTGATTTCTATATCTCAAATTAAAGATAGGATACTGCTCTTTTCGCCGAGTGAAGCTTTGAAGCGAAGGGTGAAACTGTCTGAAAAGCAGATGAAAATAATTGAGTTTATACATTTAAACGGGCAGGTTAACAACCTTGAAGTCCAGGAACTCTTAAAAATTTCCCGTCAGGGCGCTTATAAGTATTTGAGGGCTTTGATGGATTTGGACCTGGTTGAGAAGAAGGGCGGGAGCCGTTCTACGTATTATGTTTTGAAGTCAGATAGTTAGTCAAATGAGTTGTCGAATAGGTGGTCAAATAGTAGATTTAAAATATTTTTTCTACTGTAGAAAATCAATAACCAAATTTCATTTATCATTCAAAGCATTTTTTGCTCTGAGAAAATCAATCTAATTTTTCATCCAATGAATTAATAAAATTTTAATAGATATAACTATAAAAAATGGTAATATGAAAGAGAAAGAAACGCGGCTTGAAATTGAGGATGTAAAAAGAAAAATACTTCCTATTTTAGAGCAGTACGAGGTTAAAAAAGCAGGACTATTTGGCTCAGTAGTTAGGGGAGAGCTGCGAGAAGACAGTGACATCGATATTTTAGTTGAAATTGAAAAGGATATTAGTCTTCTGGATTTTGTTGATTTAAAACTTGAAATTGAGGAAAAACTGGGAAGAAAAGTTGATCTGGTGGAGTACAGTACAATTAAACCTCTTTTAAAGATGTGATACTCAGGGAACAGGTGGCAATTCTTTGAGGAAAAATTTTTACATCAACTAACAATTCAATTTTCATCAACCATAACAAAATTTTGTTAAACTGTACAAAAGTCATTTTAAGTTAGTTTATATATTTATTTGATTTTAATGTAATAAAATGTATCATTTTTGATATTTAGAATAGATTAAGAGTAAAATCCCAATATTATTTGTTTATTTGGATTTTAATGTATGCTTTCACCAACCAAATTTTTAGTTTTTCATCAACTAGATTTAAGGGTATAGTGTGTTGATTTTCCAGTTCCTTTTTACCAAGAATCTCAAGTACTTAATACCTAAATAAACCTTTATATATCATAATAATTAGATCAATAAAATGACTGAAACTATTATTAACGGAAAGTGATAAAATGGCAAAAAAAATTACTCCAACACCAGTACTGGAAGGTAAAGATGCCGTTAATTTCCTGCTGGAAATGAACAGGCCAGCAAGTGAAGAGAAAAAGAAAATGTTAGATAAAATTAGAAAAAAACATAAACCTCTCTTTTAACGTGTTCTTATTCTTTATGAATGTCAAGATACATTGAAATAGTATGTTCTGGCCGCGGATTACGCTTATATTTGACTAATTTTCGTTCTTCTTTTGGAAACATTTTAAATAGATATTTATCATACAGCCATCTGGCATTACAGTAAGCGTCAACTGTAATAAACCTTAAACCTATTGTTTTAGATAATTCTAAAGCAGTACTGATGACTAATTCTACTAATTCAGGACCAATTCTATTTCCGTGATACTGTTTATCAACGGCAAGCCTACATAGTTTTAAAGCAGGTAGTGTTTCGTAATTTATCCCTAATTCTTCTAAATAGTCTTTATCTTTATCTATAATTTTTTTAAGCATAATTGAGTCAGCACACCATGTGAAAAATGCCACAAGATAGGAATCATATTTACATAAATAAGTCACATTTACCTTGTTATTCATCTGGTCACGTGATTTTTCCATTAAAAATTCGTTGAGATCATGATTACCACATTCAAAGCAGGATATATCATGATGATCTTCTAATTTTTCAATGATGAGATCATTAAACTCAATTTTATTCATAATCATATTGGAATTATTTATATTAATATACCTGCCTTTTTTATGAACATTTTAACTAAATGATAATGAAACATGTCCTGACATTTAGCGAACATAATAACATACTGATTTTTGCAGATTATTTTAAAATTTATAATAGGTTATTTTTTGCTTTATCGCTGCGGAAAAACGAAAACAATCTTAGAAATCACTGCATTCCACGTCATTTAAGACTAACATTTTCTTTGTTTCCTCATTAATAACGACAAGTAGTTTCACATCCACATTTTTTCAAAAAAAGCCCTCGAAAACTATGTTTTCGGGGCGCCGAAAATTCATAGAATTTTCGAGCGGATGGATCAAAAAATCATCGTCGTCGAAAATCTTTGATTTTCTGGACAGCAAAAACGAAGTTTTTGCATGCTTCGCTGCGGAGAAAAGGAATCAAATCAAATATCCTCAATTTCCACATCATTGAGGACTTTCATCTTCTTTGTTTCTTCGTTAATAACAACCAGCAGCTTTTCGTCTAATCTTATTAGTTCTGCAAGCGGCTTTCCGTTTAATTCTAATCCTAGTTTTCTTATTTTCCAGCTGTGTGCTGCTAACCATATCTCAATATCGTTTGTGATTCCCATTTTGAGGTATTTTTCTTTGGCAGATTGGGTTTCTTTATAATTGATTAAAAGCGGCATTTTTTAGGCTCCTTAATTTTTTGGTAACCACCTTCACATATGTATGTACTTGCACACATGTATATAAAAGTATGCTTGTGCATTTGAGAATAGTTAAATGCGAATAGGTATCCACAATAATGTATGGCAGACAGAAAGAAAGCAGAGATATTATGGAATAATGCAGAAAGGAAACAGATAAGGGTAATGATTCCTGTGGAGCTGCTGGAAGAAATCAATGATGATGCTGTTGAAAACTGGAAGCTTGATCATGCTGCAAGGGCTAAAGAAGTGACCTATCGTCTTTTGCTTGCTAAGGAATGCGAAGCGAAGAAGACGAAGGGTGAGAAATAAGTATATTTAATGGGTTTTTTTTAAATTTTGGTGACATAACGAAGCTTGAATTTTGTTCTAATATTTTTTAAGATTATGGACCTCACTAAGCCTTTTAATGTGAATATCAGTTTCTTCTTCTAACATGCAAATATCTAGTTCTACCTCTAAAACCTTTGGATCTATTCTTTCTGGAATAATGCCCTTTTTAGCGAATTCTACAAGCGATTTGTAAGTTTCGAACTCAACAGCAGTGAAATACTTGAATAAATATAAATCATCTCCTGCTTCATACATCTTTAAATTAGATATTCGGAGCTTCTTTTTTAGTTCGATTACAAGTTTTCTCTGTCTGGCATTCAGATTTGAAATCTGAAAAGTAGCATGATATATATTCCTATTTTTAATGTATCTCATATTGACTAAACTGGTGTCATCAGGTTTCATTTTATGACCTCACACCACCTTCAGTTTTCTATTAAATTCCTGTATTTATAAGTTTTTCCATAAATTATGGAATATCCATGTAATATGGAGCTAATTACTTAACCATGGAAAATCCAAAAAATAGTGGTGGTAATTTGGCCAAAGTCATGATAACTAACATTACAAAAGAAAAAGACCTGATAAAAGCGCTTGACAAAAGTGAATGTAATGACGCTATAGTATTCTACGATGAAAACTACGAGAAAATTCCTGAAAACTATCACTGGAATGCAACATATGTCAAAATAAATAAAGAATTTATCAGTGCATTAAAGCAGGTGAAAGGTATCTTAAGAGAAAATGAATTATGTGAATTCTTCATAGAACATAATAATGTTAGTGTATATTTGATGTACGGCGTTTTATCTGATGAAACAAATTATAATATTTATATTTTCGAAAATGGAGAATTTGAACTCCTTCCACCGCAAAAAAACAAATTAGATAATTATGAAATTCTGATTTTGAAGACATTAGTTGGTAATCAATATAATGCAGCTGAAATAATTCGTAAATCTGGGATAACTAAGACTCTTGTTTATGATAGGTTAAAAAGGCTTCAAAATATGGGTTTGATAGTGAAGTCAAATAGGAAGTATGAGTTGGATTCGTTGGGGTCGGACTTTTTGGAATTGATTTGATTGTTATTATTTAACAGGAACAAATCTAGGGTGTATATGATTTCTAGTTAAAATAGATTAGATAAATTCTTAATCTTAAGGCCAATTTTTACTTGTTTAATGAAATAGAAAGAATATGAAGTTATTTTGTTAATCATTTAATTCTTCACATAAATCACAGACTTTTTTAAAGTTTTCTTGTTTCCTTTTGTCTTCCTCATACTGCTTTTTTATCTCATTTAAAGTTTTTACATATGTATTAGCAGTTAACATTAGTAATGCTATAATTAAGACCAATATTATGTTTATTAAAAGAATAAATGCATCTTTTAGAAAAGAAAGAGTAATAGTAACAGTTATTGTAATTAATCCAATGAGGATTGCCGCTATATTTAAATTAAATGTGGATATAAATGATTCCTTTAGAATTTTCGTGTCCATTATTTCACCTTAAAAATGTTATTAAATCCAAAAGGGGTAATTATCTATTTACAGCATTTTTTATATTTTTTACCACTGCCACAAGGACATAGATCATTATTTTCTAATTTCTTGCCCATTGTTCGGAATCCAGCAAAATTTAGTCCTTTAAACCTTTTAAGTTGGTTATTCTTACGATAATCATGTCTCCATTTTTGCTTATAATTTTTAAAATCTTTAACTATAACTTTCTCCTCTTGTAAACTAATATTTAATAAAACCCATTCTTCTAATTTATGTTTATACATTTTCATTTTACAATAATAATCTACATCATGAGGATTGTAATTATCGTGGGTAGTAATTATAATAGTTAACCCAATCGTTGGCTTATCTATGCAAATGGTAAAATAATAATTGTAATTTTCGTTGATTTTTAAATCATCGACAATATTTTGGATATTTTCTAAAATGATATGCTGGATTTCTGCATTAAAACCAAGTAAAAGTGTTGAAATGCTAGTAAAATCTTTTTTATTTACTTTTTCTACACCTTTTACAATTTCTTCATACTCTTTAGGAATATCTATTTGTGGTTTTTCACCTGTAGATACTTGACCATCAAGATAATTATAATAACGGTCTAATGGTTCAGTATATGTAGTTGGAATCTCTATTTCGTCGTAATGTTCTAATGTCTTATCATCAAAATCAAGTTGCCGGTCAAGAAAACACATAAATAAATCTAATTCATCTGACGCTTTAATTTGAGCATAATTGTTTAATATCGTCCTTTGCTGTAAAAACAGGATAAATTCAGAAGGGAATTCAACTATTTCTGATATTATACGTAAGTCATTTATAAATACTGACCAAGGCCACTCTTTTCCTTGGATGAGGTCTATTGACTTTAATAAGTTTAAATTTATTGAAATGTATCCTAAATTTTCTAAAGTGATATTTATAAGGTATATGTTTTTAAACCTTTTTTTATCTTTAATTACTAATATTTCAGAGCCTCTTTCATCTTCAAATACTGGTTCCTCGGATTCTTCAATATATTTTTTTGTTCTTAAGGCTTGAGAATATGCCTTATCAATAAGTTCAGTAGCATCATTCTTTAAAGCCCGAATACTGCCTCTACGGGCGGAAATAGAGAAAGAACCTCCTTTTGCTTCAATTATAAATAAATTATTATCATATATTACAATACCATCTGTTTCAGGGCGTTTTCTCTCGCCATTTTCAGTAATATAATAAAAAAGTTTATTATAAATTTCTGCATCTGGAAATATTGTCTTAAAATATTCTAAAGCTTTTATTTCTAAACATTCCCCACTTTTTGTTTTATAATTATTTTCAAAATAAGATTCGTCTTTTTCTTTAATCCATGCTTCAATGATGTTTATTGTATTTCTAAAGAGAATATTTGGGATAAAACAGTAAAAATCATCGTTATATTCAATAATAGGTCTTTCTTGTATTATTGAATCATTAGTTGGCCAACATGGTCCTTTTTTAAAAGAGGTAAATGGTATATTCTCACCAAAATGAGAGCTTAAAAGTTTAAGAAGTTTTTTTGGTATTTTATCGTTAGGTTCAACAATAAATGGGAACTTTTCAGTTTTTCTTTTTAAAGCGTCTAGTTCTTTTCGTTTTTTTAAGACTTCAGGTAAATTATTATAATTCTTTTTAATGTCTTCAATAGAAAGGTTTTTATTTTCATCTTGTTCAATAAAATCTCTAAATAATTCCTGTAATTCTCCTACCTTTACCCAAAATTCTTGCTGATTATTTGAATTTTTTAATAATTGGGATCCTATCTCATTTATGCCCTCAATTATTTCATCAGTAGTTAAATCAAAATTTTCCTTAAGAAATGAATCGTGTGGTTTAAATAAATCTTTTACTAATTCAAGATGATGTTTTTTATATGAGTCTCCTCGAAGGAAAAGATATGAAGTTAAAGACATAAAGCGAATTTTCCCCTCAATTTCATCTGTTTTGCCTTCTACTGTTTCAGTAGCAAAATATAAAGTTACATCATTTAATATTTCATTTATTAATGTTATAAACTCCTCTATTTTATTTTTAGGTGTGTTTATTCCTATATTAAATTTAGAATGGCCTAAAATGAGACTTAATGCATATTCAACATATATTTCTTTACCCGGATGTGTAAATTCACTGTATTTTTCCATATTTGTAAGAAAATTAGCTAAAGTAATAGATTGAAGAAGAATAAATGGGTCATATTCTTTTATTATTGCAGATACTTTTTGTATATTTTCATCTATTTTTTCCTTA from Methanobacterium veterum harbors:
- a CDS encoding SEC-C domain-containing protein, with the translated sequence MSKSNNSSKRTIEYEIVDDGLAMSSKMEPEEFEEFIKDIKSKRPEIKEKIDENIQKVSAIIKEYDPFILLQSITLANFLTNMEKYSEFTHPGKEIYVEYALSLILGHSKFNIGINTPKNKIEEFITLINEILNDVTLYFATETVEGKTDEIEGKIRFMSLTSYLFLRGDSYKKHHLELVKDLFKPHDSFLKENFDLTTDEIIEGINEIGSQLLKNSNNQQEFWVKVGELQELFRDFIEQDENKNLSIEDIKKNYNNLPEVLKKRKELDALKRKTEKFPFIVEPNDKIPKKLLKLLSSHFGENIPFTSFKKGPCWPTNDSIIQERPIIEYNDDFYCFIPNILFRNTINIIEAWIKEKDESYFENNYKTKSGECLEIKALEYFKTIFPDAEIYNKLFYYITENGERKRPETDGIVIYDNNLFIIEAKGGSFSISARRGSIRALKNDATELIDKAYSQALRTKKYIEESEEPVFEDERGSEILVIKDKKRFKNIYLINITLENLGYISINLNLLKSIDLIQGKEWPWSVFINDLRIISEIVEFPSEFILFLQQRTILNNYAQIKASDELDLFMCFLDRQLDFDDKTLEHYDEIEIPTTYTEPLDRYYNYLDGQVSTGEKPQIDIPKEYEEIVKGVEKVNKKDFTSISTLLLGFNAEIQHIILENIQNIVDDLKINENYNYYFTICIDKPTIGLTIIITTHDNYNPHDVDYYCKMKMYKHKLEEWVLLNISLQEEKVIVKDFKNYKQKWRHDYRKNNQLKRFKGLNFAGFRTMGKKLENNDLCPCGSGKKYKKCCK
- a CDS encoding nucleotidyltransferase family protein, with translation MKEKETRLEIEDVKRKILPILEQYEVKKAGLFGSVVRGELREDSDIDILVEIEKDISLLDFVDLKLEIEEKLGRKVDLVEYSTIKPLLKM
- a CDS encoding helix-turn-helix domain-containing protein; amino-acid sequence: MENPKNSGGNLAKVMITNITKEKDLIKALDKSECNDAIVFYDENYEKIPENYHWNATYVKINKEFISALKQVKGILRENELCEFFIEHNNVSVYLMYGVLSDETNYNIYIFENGEFELLPPQKNKLDNYEILILKTLVGNQYNAAEIIRKSGITKTLVYDRLKRLQNMGLIVKSNRKYELDSLGSDFLELI
- a CDS encoding HEPN domain-containing protein, whose amino-acid sequence is MIHLNDLENCFNRRHLRPVEPSKEKSDLSIKQAKEWLEEAKRNLENEAYRSAQISTYLALFHSARAILFRDGIREKNHYCIGIYLEKYVNSGYLEEEYAMLFDRMRGARNADQYSFQIAPSPEEIKSGIESADDVINRMDQLLNETNPIE
- a CDS encoding transglutaminase-like domain-containing protein, coding for MSLFGIAGASAADTGAAHAQYGHHDTVHKHAYKHVKYYKHHKFSTHKRNKYSHKKSYRHSSYKHVRKSNSASVNALSSSLTSGTSSQYTKGTRIFNWVKTHVKYRFYYNTKHGAAGTLKYRSGNCADQAHLVVALARSSGLPARYVHAKAKFRSGHVYGHYWAQIKVNGKWVTADTTSKRNSFGAPRNWTSARIVGISNNI
- a CDS encoding ArsR family transcriptional regulator; translated protein: MLTELFKTEKRVEILNYILYENKSSVTEVSRETGVSKGLVSRFIRYLESSGLIEKSGRSYYPKNIEKTKAIKVLLNLDKINLNQLNLDWADSIGIYGSWASGANTSESDFDVWVKVGKYPPEQEISRLNKDLRDMTKAEVSMLILTPEKLETLKNTDKPFYNSLLRNSIVLKGDTPE
- a CDS encoding Fic family protein, giving the protein MLNDMDKYLEEGKITEKMILKLHHDITYSTLEDTYMEGQYRTIPVHVVNEEGETVFTPPLAYLARRDMNELIEWINGDSKELNPVMAAGIIHYEFVRIHPFVDGNGRTARALAALLLYLREFDTERFFTMDEYYDYDRPAYYRALNSVDEETKDLTGWLEYFLEGFLISISQIKDRILLFSPSEALKRRVKLSEKQMKIIEFIHLNGQVNNLEVQELLKISRQGAYKYLRALMDLDLVEKKGGSRSTYYVLKSDS
- a CDS encoding GNAT family protein, with the protein product MNKIEFNDLIIEKLEDHHDISCFECGNHDLNEFLMEKSRDQMNNKVNVTYLCKYDSYLVAFFTWCADSIMLKKIIDKDKDYLEELGINYETLPALKLCRLAVDKQYHGNRIGPELVELVISTALELSKTIGLRFITVDAYCNARWLYDKYLFKMFPKEERKLVKYKRNPRPEHTISMYLDIHKE